From a region of the Impatiens glandulifera chromosome 4, dImpGla2.1, whole genome shotgun sequence genome:
- the LOC124933473 gene encoding cyclin-dependent kinase inhibitor 3-like encodes MEMSTDRRKLSPNVDIQTAAEIEEFFSAAEKEEQKKFMNKYNFDVVKDVPLGGRYEWVRIKPY; translated from the exons ATGGAGATGTCAACAGATCGGAGGAAGTTATCTCCGAATGTGGACATACAGACAGCGGCGGAAATAGAAGAGTTCTTCTCCGCGGCTGAAAAGGAAGAGCAGAAGAAGTTCATGAACAA GTACAATTTCGATGTAGTGAAGGACGTTCCACTTGGAGGAAGGTACGAATGGGTTCGAATAAAGCCTTattaa